In one Nicotiana sylvestris chromosome 8, ASM39365v2, whole genome shotgun sequence genomic region, the following are encoded:
- the LOC138876384 gene encoding uncharacterized protein has product MDTFNGNYFNLDIDLISLVLIPHIEASIRYTIKEFITSVYQEYGHTIMKRKAFLGRKRAFEIVYGNWDKSFASLPKYMAALQHFNPGTVIEWKIEQSLGTPEYIFNYVFWAFKPVIDGFRIAGQ; this is encoded by the coding sequence atggacacattcaacgggaattacttcaacttggatattgacttgatttctcttgtacttattccacacatcgaagcgtccataaggtatacaatcaaagagtTCATTACATCAGTCTAtcaggaatatggccataccattatgaaaagaaaggcatttctcgggcgtaaacgagcgtttgaaattgtctacggtaattgggataagtcatttgcatctctgccaaagtacatggccgcactgcaacactttaaccccgggacagttATTGAATGGAAGATTGAGCAGAGTCTgggaacaccagaatacatattcaattacgtgttctgggcgtttaagccagtAATTGATGGTTTTCGCATTGCCGGccagtaa